The Rattus norvegicus strain BN/NHsdMcwi chromosome 2, GRCr8, whole genome shotgun sequence nucleotide sequence tctggaactggaggatgatgttcacctggaactcaatcccaacttaggttgggagtgaaagcatgattttttcatattaactAGATGAGCTATTAGTGATGTGGCTTATGTCACTGTGCAGACACTGAAGTCTatgtttttcagtattttttagaacttaaaagcagacaccatggtacctaacctcggctttcaggagatgacaccaagagaacagaactttcaAGGGAAGGCTACAGAGCAGGGAACCCCGACTCAAGGAAGGACACAACCACTTGTAACCAGAGTCTATGTGCCTCATTTGAGTGAGttggtttcttagaaaaaatatttccctAACTGTCTTGGAAAATTAGTCTCTTTACAATCAcaagatcttcatttgttttactaccctgcattatagttccaaagaaattggcaagtctttcccattggtttccttgtagaataaattgtaaaaccacaaatattaaaaaaaaaaatcattgttataGGAACACATTAATGAGAAGAAAGACATATAGCACAGTAGAAAGGTTCTAGACTTTGGTTCTATCCcagtttcttctgtttcctgtttttgtcagatttaaaaaaaaaaaaaacaatggttatTTTCGAAACGACCCTGTTGAGGCAAAACAGAATCTGGtcatctggatttcttttctgaaatTAGTCTTTCTTAGTTGCCATCATCTGCTTACACGGTGCACTAGGAAGGGTGATTGTAGACGCACATTTATAATTCATATGTGtatcagtttttcaagttttttaGGGTtcttattagctgttaaatgttttcagaaaattttgagattagtgatttgtgtcagtagatcttgggataacttcctgagcttgttgagtctttgtttcattgcttgtggtcagtttcttcagcatacttgtgtaccatgttgctttttctttctgaatttcctacTTTGTATTATTAAATAGATAACAATTTAAGTTCTAGAAAGCAAGGGATGTGTAACTGAAGGAAGTACACGGTACGTGCCCCATgctgaacactaagaaaatacttagtgatcatctgtcaaaatgagggaaaaaaaagtgttgtgcatgtttggtggtgtttctaagttcctttgtcgctcagtctggtgggtagactccaagtcagctgcttgttttagtagtctgcatctagattttgacctgggtaggtgcttgttctttgaaagtaacaggaaactaatcttcttttgtcttgctttccctcactggctggccaagcatggtttggcagcagaatattttctttgcttacttaattAGCTGCATCTTATTAGCCACtggattttcaaaatatttaacatccttttataattcatatctttttcatttcttttggatgggccaccagaagtcaaatattagaggaaatgtttaagttgcacaaaatgaaatattcttttcctttaaaaaagtggtcataataccttgatactatattcttgttttaactttatgacattcatttttgtatcttaaggtctttgacccatttggagcctgtAAAAGTATTTGCTAGATATAGAAGGACTAGATTGTCTTTTACTAAATTTACAGCCAAACCTGTGCCTAAAACTCCTTttccaatgcctttcttctacttttttccaaTATCACATTCTCTGAGTCATTATTAGACATTGCACAAAAATTAAACGTAGTAAGAGTCATTTAAGAAGTTAGTATTTTTGACTTCTACACATTAGCTCTATAAAAATTAAGTCTAATATTGACTTGTATTGTTAGATGAAGCATCTTTCGTgttttttggaaactgatttcttgttccttatattaagaaattaggccaatgtaaccagagcatttgatccatctgtgacttcctttgtgtgctatttcctgaatcatctctttgatgattctgtttagagctatttaatctctgcacatgtttcgggccttttacaaacccttcctggattccgaggatgcagatgttttctaTCCTGGtagcaactttacttttcattctacaggagcaacaatttaaattctattagtCACAGACTGTCTCTCAGCGATTTCTCTTTCACTATCTTGTGTCCTGGTCTTTGATTTCTCCAactattcctccacatcctttcgCCATGTGCTTGTCTAGTTTGCCCTCCAGTGAAGACCGTGTATCTTTGCATTTCCACAAATCTCACATAGAGTAGCTCACTCTGTTTGTGGAGAGGCCCATGTATTCTGCTGCACTTTGGAACAGGTCAGCTAGCCCAGTGAAGAGGAACTCTGGTGTTGCCTCTCAGGCCAGGGCAGTGGGGGTGCATGGCCCACACTCAGTATTCAAAGATGAACTTTGCATAAGTTCCAAGTGAGACTCTTATtttaaagtctttaaaatataaaggttatgtaacttccttttaaagcttaattcatggttgtaactttggaatataatatatcatggctgttgtctttgtttagtggcattttctgttggtttgttattgatgacccttaaattcttgcagattaaatagtggactgttgtgAAAACACTGGATGATTTGCTCAGTTTCTCTTGAGTTTGTAAGAATGTGACATGTActtacattttaccagaagccataGCTATGGGTGCTAGGATACGAAAATATCTGTATGGGCTGCGTATTAGGTAAAGATGTTGATGGTTattggtcagataaggaaaagttattggtggggttggtgtggtgctgcttgtatttaaatgctccctacatactggctcccaagatctggaagccctgaggagcagatcctcaagtaccccaagtgatgctttgtaaagtttgcttcttagtttaactcatcaaaaatggatagagtctgtgattaggcaatagaagaagaaaggtgggatTGAGGATGGATTGGAGGGTCTCAAGagagaggagaccaagggaggaggaagccatcatgtgaggagatggaccctgagcatatggcctggaaaaacagcaagtaacaagggacattatggcatggaaataggttagtatagctgtaaacctgcccaattaggcttatgacttgtaaataaagtacctggattgtgtgtcttttatttggactagttagagtgtttaattccttttataCTTGGTGCCTTTGACCCAGAGATTAAGTCTCATGCtctactgaaatgaagttagatattgtactgtgtatttctggtggtgcaataactttgctgtttttcatagagcattgaggtgtttcaatatttgtgaaaaagaggcagtgagtagtatttttaactatgtgctactgcagtgtacacagaataGCTTTGTCTGAAATTAGCTAAAGTGATAGGTTTGGGTCTTGCTTTACTAACAGTGTTGTTTGTAGCAGAAAAAGTTCTATAAAAACACACATCATACTTAACCATGTATTATCCAGAGACAATgaccaatttctttaatatacttatCCATTATTAATGGACTTCATTATGGTTCAGGTGCCaggcacatttatacatctgggtgagattgcaaatttggtctggatattacaaatgctGGTAAGCTGTTTTTCTATCGATACTGGAATTATGTTTTGTAAAGCAGTTACTACTGACAAAAATTGAGCCCAGGTTTTTTAGTTGAAGGTCCACTTGTTTcatgacaagtagaaaataatgctgttagactgtttttacctgtgcgtaaaagaaaaactttaatgtttaagataaagtgtcattatagtatataaaaatgtttatataatgtgcatatatttgtgtgtgtgtgtgtgtgtgtgtgcgcgcgcgcgcgtgcacgcatgtgtgtatggatgtagtGTATAGATGAGATCATCAAGCTACACTGACTTAGTTTCTGATtatgggaaacaggaaaccaaactttctaaaaatgattagtaagtttttgtttaatcaaatggctggcagaaacttgaaatttctttaacatattagctgtaagttctatagaaagttcttttaggaaagaaaaaataaccattccaagaaacttcttttctgttttttctatTATAGTGAGCTGCATAGTTCTCCTAAGCAAGGAGGTGGACTTCATCCTCCTTACCTCTTTCACCCTTGCCTACCCCAGGGACTGTCTGACAAGGTAACAGAatggattacatttattaaaacatgataccgTGGCCAGCAGCGAGCTGGAGCTCTATGGAGGTGGAGGCGGGTACCAGGTGGTGGCTGCAGCAGCTTCTCCTCTGAGCTGAGTTTCAAGCCGtccctgtctccttcctcccccttccctcccccttttttgttttccgttctccttccccctcccttccccgtCCCCGACGACCGGATCCAGAGGAGGCAGCTGAGGTAGCAGCTGCTGAGTTCTTGGTGAAGGCTTTTCATTTctaccatcccctcccctccccaccccatccattaatattattcttttgaaGATTCTTTGTTGTCAAGCCGCCAAAGTGGAGAGTGCGATTGCAGAAGGGGGTGCTTCTTCGGGCTGAGGAGGAAGTAGGGGTGCACCTCAGCACTATCCCAAGACTGCTGGCAACAGCGAGTTCCTGGGGAAAACCCCAGGGCAAAACGCTCAGAAATGGATTCCTGCAGGAAGCACTAGATGAGATGACAACTCCGCAGCAAACAACTCCGCAAATGAAAAAGAACGACATGATGCAATCTTCAGGAAAGTAAGAGGCATACTAAATAAGCTTACTCCTGAAAAGTTTGACAAGCTATGCCTTGAGCTCCTCAATGTGGGTGTAGAGTCTAAACTCATCCTTAAAGGGGTCATACTGCTGTTTGTGGACAAAGCCCTAGAAGAGCCAAAGTATAGCTCACTGCATGCTCAGCTATGTCTGCGATTGGCAGAAGATGCACCAAACTTTGATGGCCCAGCAGCAGAGGGTCAACCAGGACAGAAGCAAAGCACAACATTCAGACGCCTCTTGATTTCCAAATTGCAAGATGAATTTGAAAACCGAACCAGAAATGTTGATGTCTATGATAAGCGTGAAAATCCCCTCCTCcctgaggaggaggaacagagagCCATTGCTAAGATCAAGATGCTGGGGAACATCAAATTCATTGGAGAACTTGGCAAGCTTGATCTTATTCATGAATCTATCCTTCATAAGTGCATCAAAACacttttggaaaagaagaagagagtcCAACTCAAAGATATGGGAGAGGATTTGGAGTGCCTCTGTCAGATAATGAGGACAGTGGGACCTCGATTAGACCATGAACGAGCCAAGTCCTTAATGGATCAGTACTTTGCCAGAATGTGTTCCTTAATGTTAAGTAAGGAATTGCCAGCCAGGATTCGTTTCCTACTGCAGGATACCGTAGAGTTGCGAGAGCACCATTGGGTTCCTCGCAAGGCTTTTCTTGACAATGGACCAAAGACGATCAATCAAATCCGTCAAGATGCAGTAAAAGATCTAGGAGTGTTTATTCCTGCGCCTATGGCTCAAGGGAGGAATGACTTCTTCCTGGAGGGACCGTTCATGCCGCCAAGGATGAAAATGGATAGGGACCCACTTGGGGGACTCGCTGATATGTTTGGACAAATGCCAGGTTGTGGAATTGGTACTGGTCCAGGAGTTATCCAGGATAGATTTTCACCCACAATGGGACGTCATCGTTCAAATCAGCTCTTCAATGGCCATGGGGGACACATCATGCCTCCCACGCAATCGCAGTTTGGAGAGATGGGGGGCAAGTTTATGAAAAGCCAGGGGCTAAGCCAGCTCTACCATAACCAGAGTCAGGGACTCTTATCCCAGCTGCAAGGACAGTCGAAGGATATGCCACCTCGGTTTTCTAAGAAAGGACAGCTTAATGCAGATGAGATTAGTTTGAGGCCTGCTCAGTCGTTTCTAATGAATAAAAATCAGGTGCCAAAGCTTCAGCCCCAGATAACTATGATTCCTCCCAGTGCACAGCCACCACGCACTCAAACACCACCTCTGGGACAGACACCTCAACTTGGTCTCAAAACTAATCCACCACTTATTCAGGAAAAGCCTGCCAAGACTAGCAAAAAGCCACCACCATCAAAGGAAGAACTACTTAAACTGACCGAAGCTGTTGTAACTGAGTATCTGAACAGTGGAAATGCCAACGACGCTGTCAGTGGTGTGAGAGAAATGAGAGCTCCAAAACACTTTCTTCCTGAGATGTTAAGCAAAGTGATCATCCTGTCACTTGATAGAAGTGATGAAGATAAAGAAAAAGCAAGCTCTTTGATCAGTTTACTCAAAC carries:
- the Eif4g2l1 gene encoding eukaryotic translation initiation factor 4 gamma 2-like — its product is MLGNIKFIGELGKLDLIHESILHKCIKTLLEKKKRVQLKDMGEDLECLCQIMRTVGPRLDHERAKSLMDQYFARMCSLMLSKELPARIRFLLQDTVELREHHWVPRKAFLDNGPKTINQIRQDAVKDLGVFIPAPMAQGRNDFFLEGPFMPPRMKMDRDPLGGLADMFGQMPGCGIGTGPGVIQDRFSPTMGRHRSNQLFNGHGGHIMPPTQSQFGEMGGKFMKSQGLSQLYHNQSQGLLSQLQGQSKDMPPRFSKKGQLNADEISLRPAQSFLMNKNQVPKLQPQITMIPPSAQPPRTQTPPLGQTPQLGLKTNPPLIQEKPAKTSKKPPPSKEELLKLTEAVVTEYLNSGNANDAVSGVREMRAPKHFLPEMLSKVIILSLDRSDEDKEKASSLISLLKQEGIATSDNFMQAFLNVLEQCPKLEVDIPLVKSYLAQFAARAIISELVSISELAQPLESGTHFPLFLLCLQQLANLQDQEWLTELFQQSKVNMQKMLPEIDQNKDRMLEILEGKGLSFLFPLLKLEKELLKQIKLDPSPQTIYKWIKDNISPKLHVDKGFVNILMTSFLQYISSEVSPPSDETDSSSAPSKEQLEQEKQLLLSFKPVMQKFLHNHVDLQVSALYALQVHCYNSRFPKGMLLRFFVHFYDMEIIEEEAFLAWKEDITQEFPGKGKALFQVNQWLTWLETAEEEESEEEAD